Genomic segment of Nostoc sp. TCL240-02:
GTTCAGGTGAGTAACTCTACTATTAGTCGTGTATTGACTAGGTTGGGATTGACCCGCAAAAAAAAACGCTTCATGCCAGTGAAAAACAAACCGAACGAGTTCAAAATTTACGCAGAGAGTACCGACAACAAATGACCATGTTATCTGTGGAGGATTTGGTATTCGTAGATGAAGCAGGAGTGAATTTAGGAATGACTCGCCGATTCGGACGCGCCCTATCAGGACAAAGAGCTTATGGGACTCGTCCTCAACAACGAGGTCGGAATGTTAGCGTCATCGGTACAATCGCATTGCGGGGTGTTGTTGCTTCTATTGCTATTGTGGGGGCAACAGATGGTTTAACTTTTGAGGCATTTATTGCCCAGCGACTAGTACCTAACCTCTAGGCGGTAGCCTGTGTGGTCATGGACAATGCTTCCATTCATCAAGAAGCTTTTTTACGCCCTATTCTAGAACTTGCAGGAGCTACTCTACACTTTCTCTCTTCTTATTCCCCTGACTTCTCCCCTATAGAAAACTGTTGGTCGAAGGTGAAAGAGTTTATTCGCTCTATCGCTCCTCGCACCTATCATGATTTAGCTCAAGCCATTAATAGGGCTTTTCAACCCACATTCCGCAGGTATATCAGGTGAGAAGATAATATTTTCGGCAAGGCGCACCAAGAAATTGGAGAATCCATCGTCGTTCGTCAGTAAGATTGGTAATGTGTTGAAAGCCAGCGATCGTTACCAGATGAATCGACATGAAACATTGAAACACCCACCGCATCGTAGGAGAGGCAGTTGGTTTACCCAATTGATTGTTGATGGTTTGTTTTGCTTGAGCTAGAGCTTGGCGTAACGCCCGTTGTCCCAAAGTGTAAACTAACAAGCATAGACCCATGACCATTGCTAAAGCAGCAACACGTTCTTTCGAGTTGAGAAAAACACTGCTGGTAAAAAATAAAGGGTCTTTGAGAAAACGAAAACCACGCTCAGTAGATTGCTGGGCTTTGTACTGCTTGAGTAAGTCATCATTGCTCAATTGTTGAGCATCAAGAACATTGGTAGCCAAAATAAAACGCCCGGCTCGTTGTTTTTCAGTGGCAATTGCTAGCTCGTTAGGTACAACAGTCGCACGAATTTGATAGTAACACTGTTGTGGTTGAGCATCTTTACGTGGTCTGCCTGATTTGGCATGGCGTTTGTGTTCGATAATTTCTAGTTCAGCAAGTTCATGAAAGCGTTGCTGAGCCTCAAAACGCCCTGAAGCCTGTATCGCGTCTGCGGCACAAGCAAATTCTTGTTGTGACAACTGTCGCAGTTGAGATTGTGCTTGTTGGAGGTGCTTAGTCAGACGTTTTTCCAGTTGCTTTAAATCTGCTGCGGCACGAGCTTCACTTTCCACCACTAGCCAACGCTGTTTGACTCCACCATAATCGCAGCAACACTCTGCTATTCGGTAGCCTGTGACTATGCTATCCACAAAAGCTTCCTGACTCATTTTCTCCAAGAGTAATTGGGCAGTAGTCAGTGTGGCTGGAACTCGTGATAGCCATCGCAAAGAATCCATTTGTTTAAGATTGCCTTCGGTGTAGAGTGCTGCATCCGCTACAAACAAAGCATCTATTTCCCATTGGTGACGAAATTCTTTCAAGATTTGAGCAAACACGGCTGAGTCGGCTTCATTCCCATCTGCCACTCTTAGATTTAGATATAGAGGAATATCCCCGTCTCCACTGCACATCAGGTCTACAATAAACTGTTTCAGGTCTGGTCGATGATCTCTTGAGTATCCTTTTGTGATTGTTATCTCTCCTGGCTTGCCTGAACCTTCTGTTGAGTTGTTGGTATATTCTCCATGCACATGAAACGAACTTGAATCCAAGTGTAAACTGTCCTTTTCCACCCCAAACTTCTTGGCTGCTGCCAGTGCTACTGTCACAAATACTTGTGTTAATCCCGCTTCATACAGTTTGTCCAAGACTCTGCCCAAGCGGTCATCATTCAAGTGTTCTGGACTTATACCTTCCCCTAGTAAATGCTCTGTGGCTTTGCCTACAAAGAACTTCTCAAATAGGTATAGTGGCGCACTTACTAAACCCAAGCCATTGAGAATCATTGCTTTGACTGCTTGACCTGAACTGACTATTTCTTGGTAATGTGTTCCCAGTATTTGGTTGATTTGCTCTACCAAACACATTTGATCAATAATCCCTGCCACTATCCCACAGTGGTCAATATCTTGTACTCTTATTTCTGATACTGATGGTGTCATTCATCAAAAATACCATTGATCTCCTCTCTTACCTGCGGAATGTAGGTTTCAACAAGTCTCTCTTCAAGATATTCATCACTGGTTTACTCATTGTTGCTATTGCATCACTGAATACGTAGAGCCAGTATCAAGTCTTTCAAGTCGCTCTTGAATTCAGTAAATCAAACTATAGTACACAAGTTCGTATCTCATTCAAATGCATACCGCTATAGTTTATATTTCAAGATAAAAATATAACAGGATAATAACTAACTTTGCTACTTACGTAGGTTAAATTCTTATTAGTGTTAGATTATGTCTATTGGTTGTACGAACGCTGGAAATTGAACTAGAGAACAGACTCTTAATTCCTCCCACGAGTGCGGTCGCCACTCATCAGCATTTACAAGTGTTCAGAATAACGGTATTACAACTGGCGAAAAATGCGGAAATATCAACCCAGTTAGCTAAACAATATTTAGATGAAAAAGCCAAGGAACTTAATGCTGATTTTGAAGTAAATGAAGAGGGAAATGTTTTGTATCATTTCTCTTGATACCCTTTTAGAGACTTAATCATAAATAAAATTACTTCTAAAAAGCGAAATTATGATTAAAATTGTTTGCAAGAATGTGATTTGGGGATTTTCATAGTACCAGTGTACTGCTTTGTAGCAAGCGATCGCTCCTTTTCACTTTTCCTCGCTTGATTTTATGGGGGCGATGCCTGGAGCGGTAAACTACGCCTTCTTACTAACTATCTAAAACTTCGCTGGTCATAGCCTGGAGTTCAACCTACCTCCAAACGGATTCCATTGCTTGTTTATCGGCTGGAAAAATCGCTGTCTTCCTTGCCCATCAAGGCATTGATTCTTCTTATCCTCTCAAATAAGCGAACGTACAGTTAATACTCTCATTGCAAATCACCTCTAAAGTTTTAATTTTCAATGAAGATGTATTGAAAATAACTCAGATTTTGAGGAAATAGGTCAAAATAAAAAAACTAAATCTAAGAGTCAGTGCCCTTTCATATAAACATTATAGGATTGCGGCATGATTTCTTGTCAAATTAGTCTTGAAATATAATTTAAAAATTAAAAATATGACTAAAAAATGTAATTAAAAATACTAGTGTTTAAACAAACCTTGCGTGGTGTTGGAGCTATATTTAGTTTTCAGATATCATAATTCATCGTTACTTACTTTATCTCGAAACAATATCGTACTCAACTTACATTACATAGTTTACTGGTTTATCCAAAAATCTATATCTATATAAAAGTATCTCTCAATATGAATTTTAGAACAAACCTTAGTATTTTTCACTCAGTAATAATTCTGGTTTTGTATAGTTTAGTAGTAACATTAGCTGCAATGTTAAACTTGACATTTGTTGAGTTAAAAATGCAGCACTACTTAAAAACTACAAGTTTTGCAAAAAGATTTATTTTTTGCGGAAATAAAATATGAAAGCAATAACTGATTCATTAGCTAAAAATAAAAATCAATTTCTGGTAACTGAGTCTCAAACCTCATTATTATCAGATAATAACTTAGAACGATATAACTTAACATTACCTATCTTGAAAGAATCCGAAAAAGACCTACTGATCGAGTGGAATAAGACTCAAACGGATTATCCTCAGCAAGCGTGTATTCATCAGTTGTTTGAAGCACAGGTTGAGAAAACACCTGATGCTGTAGCATTAATATTTAATAATCAGCATCTCACCTATAGAGATTTGAATAGTCGTGCTAATCAATTGGCACAATATCTACAAACACTAGGTATAGGAGCAGAAACTCTTGTAGGTATCTGCATAGAGCGCTCTTTAGAAATGGTTGTGGCACTTTTAGCTATCCTCAAAGCGGGTGGAGCTTATGTACCGCTAGATCCAGGGTATCCACGAGAACGTTTAGCTTTTATGCTATTAGATACCCAGGTATCTATACTATTAACTCAAAAAGACCTAGTTGCTAAATTACCTACTCATACAGCATTTGTAATTTGCCTAGATGCAGATTGGCATACAATCGCCCAAAATAAAAAAGAGAACCTAAGCACTAACGTCACTGCTGAAAACCTGGCTTATGTCATGTATACATCAGGTTCTACAGGTACACCCAAAGGTGTTAGCGTTATCCATCGTGGTGTAGTTAGGTTGGTCAAAGAAACTAATTATGCTCAACTCACGGCTGAAGAAATAATTCTGCAACTTGCTCCTATTTCCTTCGATGCTTCAACTTTTGAAATTTGGGGTTGCTTACTTAACGGTGGGCAACTAGTAATTTGCCCTCCTCATACACCATCATTAGAAGAATTAGGGCAAATTATTCAACAATATCAAGTCACTACTCTTTGGCTGACAGCAGGCTTATTCCATCTCATAGTGGATGAAAAAATTGATGCGTTAAAATCTTTGCGTCAACTTTTAGCGGGTGGCGATGTCTTATCTGTTCCCCATGTGCAGAAGTTTCTCCAAACAGTAGAGAACTGTCGGCTAATTAATGGTTATGGCCCAACTGAGAATACAACTTTTACCTGCTGCCATCTTATAACAGCGCCACTGCAATCAGGTATATCTATTCCTATTGGTCGCCCAATTGCTAATACCCAAGTTTATATATTAAACAACAACTTCCAAGCAGTAGCAATTGGAGAAGTTGGCGAATTGTACATTGCTGGAGATGGATTAGCTAGAGGGTATTTGAATCGCCCCGAATTAACTGTCGAAAAATTTATTTCTCATTCATTTGATAGCAATTTAGCAACCCGCCTTTACAAAACCGGAGATTTAGCTCGTTATCTTCCAGATGGCAATATCGAGTTTTTAGGTCGGATTGACAATCAGGTAAAAATTCGCGGTTTTCGAATTGAACTAGGGGAAATTGAGCGGGAGATTGCACAACATCCTGATGTTCGGGAAATTGTTGTTTTAGCTCGTCAGGATGAAACAGGTGAAAAGCAATTGACTGCTTATATTGTTCCTCACTATAAGAGTACATATACACATAATAATTTACGTAGTTTTTTACAGCAGCAACTACCTCATTACATGATGCCATCAGCGTTTGTGATGTTAGAGTCACTGCCTCTAACCGCAAATGGCAAAGTAGATAGACATAAATTGCCAGCACCAAGTAGA
This window contains:
- a CDS encoding transposase, with translation MTMLSVEDLVFVDEAGVNLGMTRRFGRALSGQRAYGTRPQQRGRNVSVIGTIALRGVVASIAIVGATDGLTFEAFIAQRLVPNL
- a CDS encoding transposase; translated protein: MDNASIHQEAFLRPILELAGATLHFLSSYSPDFSPIENCWSKVKEFIRSIAPRTYHDLAQAINRAFQPTFRRYIR
- a CDS encoding IS1634 family transposase codes for the protein MTPSVSEIRVQDIDHCGIVAGIIDQMCLVEQINQILGTHYQEIVSSGQAVKAMILNGLGLVSAPLYLFEKFFVGKATEHLLGEGISPEHLNDDRLGRVLDKLYEAGLTQVFVTVALAAAKKFGVEKDSLHLDSSSFHVHGEYTNNSTEGSGKPGEITITKGYSRDHRPDLKQFIVDLMCSGDGDIPLYLNLRVADGNEADSAVFAQILKEFRHQWEIDALFVADAALYTEGNLKQMDSLRWLSRVPATLTTAQLLLEKMSQEAFVDSIVTGYRIAECCCDYGGVKQRWLVVESEARAAADLKQLEKRLTKHLQQAQSQLRQLSQQEFACAADAIQASGRFEAQQRFHELAELEIIEHKRHAKSGRPRKDAQPQQCYYQIRATVVPNELAIATEKQRAGRFILATNVLDAQQLSNDDLLKQYKAQQSTERGFRFLKDPLFFTSSVFLNSKERVAALAMVMGLCLLVYTLGQRALRQALAQAKQTINNQLGKPTASPTMRWVFQCFMSIHLVTIAGFQHITNLTDERRWILQFLGAPCRKYYLLT
- a CDS encoding amino acid adenylation domain-containing protein; translated protein: MKAITDSLAKNKNQFLVTESQTSLLSDNNLERYNLTLPILKESEKDLLIEWNKTQTDYPQQACIHQLFEAQVEKTPDAVALIFNNQHLTYRDLNSRANQLAQYLQTLGIGAETLVGICIERSLEMVVALLAILKAGGAYVPLDPGYPRERLAFMLLDTQVSILLTQKDLVAKLPTHTAFVICLDADWHTIAQNKKENLSTNVTAENLAYVMYTSGSTGTPKGVSVIHRGVVRLVKETNYAQLTAEEIILQLAPISFDASTFEIWGCLLNGGQLVICPPHTPSLEELGQIIQQYQVTTLWLTAGLFHLIVDEKIDALKSLRQLLAGGDVLSVPHVQKFLQTVENCRLINGYGPTENTTFTCCHLITAPLQSGISIPIGRPIANTQVYILNNNFQAVAIGEVGELYIAGDGLARGYLNRPELTVEKFISHSFDSNLATRLYKTGDLARYLPDGNIEFLGRIDNQVKIRGFRIELGEIEREIAQHPDVREIVVLARQDETGEKQLTAYIVPHYKSTYTHNNLRSFLQQQLPHYMMPSAFVMLESLPLTANGKVDRHKLPAPSRERPQLEQAYIAPQTDLERLLAGILSELLKIDRVGIDDNFFDLGGTSISILQVAARIKQELGIELPAVKLFQYSTIGSLAKYLDSNQNSQPSHDKLQNRAQRQQAAQARRRNHQQGV